A single Tumebacillus amylolyticus DNA region contains:
- a CDS encoding YggS family pyridoxal phosphate-dependent enzyme yields the protein MDYETRLQEIRAEIAGACLRVGRDPEDVRIVAVTKYIDTEQTENVVRAGLTDLGENRLQVALPKMEGMAADVQERVRWHYIGNLQTKKVKDVLPRFDWIHSVDRLSLAEEIQKRAAAIGRPIPCLVQVNVSGEESKSGFAPGEVPAFLQAAREMDFVEIRGFMTMAPVSQDPEEARPVFRGLRELRDEMIARGLLPQTSRELSMGMSGDYVVAVEEGATMVRLGSVLVK from the coding sequence GAGATTGCAGGAGCCTGTCTGCGAGTGGGGCGAGATCCGGAGGACGTGCGAATCGTCGCGGTGACGAAGTACATCGACACCGAGCAGACGGAGAACGTCGTTCGCGCCGGATTGACCGATCTCGGAGAGAACCGCCTGCAAGTCGCGTTGCCGAAAATGGAAGGCATGGCAGCCGACGTGCAAGAGCGGGTGCGCTGGCATTATATCGGAAACCTGCAGACCAAGAAAGTCAAGGACGTTCTACCGCGTTTTGATTGGATACATTCTGTGGATCGCCTAAGCCTTGCGGAGGAGATTCAAAAAAGGGCCGCCGCCATCGGGCGACCCATTCCCTGTTTGGTGCAAGTCAACGTCTCCGGCGAAGAGTCGAAGAGCGGATTTGCGCCGGGCGAAGTGCCGGCTTTTTTACAAGCGGCGCGCGAGATGGACTTTGTGGAAATTCGCGGGTTCATGACGATGGCGCCCGTTTCACAAGACCCGGAGGAGGCACGTCCGGTGTTTCGCGGCTTGCGCGAACTGCGCGATGAAATGATCGCACGGGGGTTGCTGCCCCAGACGAGCCGCGAGCTCTCGATGGGCATGTCAGGAGATTATGTAGTCGCTGTAGAAGAAGGCGCGACGATG